A section of the Solea solea chromosome 17, fSolSol10.1, whole genome shotgun sequence genome encodes:
- the LOC131443216 gene encoding potassium channel subfamily K member 2-like yields MAAPDLLDPKSAAHNSKPRLSFSAIPVVLNTPDDECDTRTTVMRWKTVSAIFFLVVLYLIIGATVFKALEQPHESSQKLAILAEKLDFLAMHSCVNSSELEDLVKQVVSAVRAGVNPSGNSSNQTSLWDLSSSFFFAGTVITTIGFGNISPHTEGGRIFCIIYALLGIPLFGFLLAGVGDQLGTIFGKGIAKVEKMIVKWQVSQTKIRVISTLLFILFGCLILVALPAVIFKHIEGWSTLESIYFVVITLTTIGFGDFVAGEKGGTEGLESLDFYKPVVWFWILVGLAYFAAVLSMIGDWFRVISKKTKEEVGEFRAHAAEWTANVSAEFKETRRRLSVDIYDKFQRAASMKRKLSSELGVNASMNQEMTPGKRTLSANLCENRDSYPNLTLSLSPVSGALTRNGSLYLNGLSPDYADRREIAIIENLK; encoded by the exons A TGGCTGCACCTGACCTTCTTGACCCAAAGTCTGCTGCCCACAACTCCAAGCCTCGGCTCTCCTTCTCAGCCATACCGGTGGTTCTGAATACTCCAGACGACGAGTGTGACACCCGCACTACTGTGATGAGGTGGAAAACTGTGTCAGCCATCTTCTTCCTGGTGGTGCTCTACCTCATCATTGGAGCGACAGTGTTCAAAGCGCTGGAGCAGCCTCATGAGAGTTCCCAGAAACTGGCCATTCTCGCGGAAAAACTGGACTTCCTGGCCATGCATTCCTGTGTGAACTCGTCTGAACTGGAAGATCTGGTGAAG CAAGTGGTTTCAGCAGTTCGAGCAGGTGTGAACCCATCAGGAAATTCCTCCAATCAGACAAGCCTGTGGGACCTCAGCTCCTCGTTTTTCTTTGCTGGAACTGTTATCACCACAATTG GATTCGGGAACATCTCTCCTCACACCGAAGGAGGACGGATCTTCTGCATCATCTACGCTCTGCTGGGGAttcctttgtttggattccTATTGGCTGGTGTCGGGGACCAGTTGGGGACGATTTTTGGCAAGGGCATCGCCAAAGTGGAGAAGATGATTGTG AAATGGCAAGTCAGCCAAACGAAGATCCGAGTCATCTCCACGCTGCTTTTCATCCTGTTCGGGTGCCTCATCTTAGTGGCCCTGCCAGCTGTTATCTTCAAGCACATCGAAGGCTGGAGCACCCTCGAGTCCATCTACTTTGTTGTCATCACCCTCACCACCATCGGCTTTGGAGACTTTGTTGCCGGTGAAAAAG GTGGGACAGAGGGTCTCGAGTCCCTGGACTTCTATAAGCCCGTGGTGTGGTTCTGGATCCTGGTGGGCCTCGCTTACTTTGCGGCTGTGCTCAGTATGATCGGAGACTGGTTCCGGGTCATCTCCAAGAAAACGAAGGAGGAG GTCGGGGAGTTTCGGGCTCATGCAGCTGAGTGGACAGCGAACGTGTCAGCAGAGTTCAAAGAGACCCGGCGGCGGCTCAGTGTTGACATCTATGACAAGTTCCAGCGCGCCGCGTCCATGAAGCGCAAGCTGTCATCCGAGCTAGGTGTGAATGCATCCATGAACCAGGAAATGACCCCTGGCAAGAGGACGCTGTCGGCCAACCTGTGTGAGAACAGGGATAGTTACCCCAACTTGACTCTTTCCCTCAGTCCTGTGTCGGGGGCCCTGACACGGAACGGCAGCCTCTACCTGAATGGCCTCAGCCCAGACTACGCTGACCGGCGGGAGATCGCCATCATCGAAAATCTCAAATGA